A window of the Plasmodium vivax chromosome 12, whole genome shotgun sequence genome harbors these coding sequences:
- a CDS encoding hypothetical protein, conserved (encoded by transcript PVX_083040A), whose amino-acid sequence MSHPGVANRAGLNPNGGNFYTAMYSGGIPPKEESQKGYVGEDKNWSSKGGGPLTPIGKNLNGVIFYQNEIPIDRMKSATPGGAFTPNGSEQYGEADNLMIHQSCINHVQQDGLVGDKDEEICTLLPGDNNRCDRLTSMLGNVPEGYIQNVPINYQVGWTCSNEWGGSQTQGVAPSGNNPNARRNGISHLNSSTTPLPNNRCAGPNYPFDKSGGDNHGDLPSDVHLNNHPTSSLVYHPDGYPIGSKTNSIYLNRDVLKLPVSEDAHVIPQKGYPTSSGNYHVSGEETNQMDPPNCTKAMFTYQWSNEELLSKQANMPSYRIRRKGDNTHEGESYEMRSSEYEPIGQPHLQQGQPNFASSKGYVYPSGFQAQTQLNPSGAPLINTCGSFPVGSAIREDDSVTAHVGSSRDGQSLNRRQGTVPFEEQLADYAGAQVDSTESTMHNPLTLPLNRDVHANNSTAVASDNLVGNSYAPFVDNQMQNCQPLGEGKFFPINGNYCVSSLGGAYPFDGNQMGDTTGFMKLYNNGNTYGEDTEVSAWPTLGSYPPKEVLNSATSNAKESHSSLIGSSGDGGASPHLCSFPHMCNSPGESNFTGVSNFPGACDLPQRGLSSSSRQLSLLDEPNGVSNEQEEALQRQRMYDLYVQSLLSEAGGLVNPGGVIAPGGVATPKTHPGEKNDQLILFNLKNMRNKIAKKAPQKASNYLSYLDHYIASLRLLYKKLLSNRKLIFILAKEVFAPQKKRDKKAYADDKASPFETKHSYVQELLAALLPQPPVFPPFEIWICMGKKNASQLHKLHLTIYIIYQKIICNISNILLKINKDMVSYASKNKLSKRSGTDSLNDYVNDHGEGVKRADCPVLSATRGEAPVGGLPSGECVAKRGVHDREVASAVEDAVEAVDGVDAGESVDAVAPVDSVDAADEPNPHRGDIPRRCLFRIDQKLAIMMASIDNISKMMNLAKGEGSNGSSGPSVDPPDEEGKSIDETPKEVGDVGEDGDNTQQDDERGLEKEGEMVKHTQNASEGISPSGCQPRPISISPKDGQIVAYDEPTCNDGRPLFEKMAKFKLDYSNSMGKESPVKLLNELKYELRNVYNEIRALKRHDSYCLSRRDSGEAGGSLELVNPNDDHGDDYAVPSYRSAVSNVKVKAADETCLLNDLLYNRSESPNPLVNAHTEDYHPCASKKKGKKINQRQQTDLLNSLINSNICSNEQVNNDVVYDLKYTDDIFKKLLFLCQNFYTNLSEYKEYALGSLHENEVDLTNLGELHNFRYLNSQAFFANRPLLPSGELPPEEDFPAGKYQLEEGAPPLCSENGDVGLHTIEQVNGLPVEAEDHPSNVPPVVGSSGGDDGEETHLSDDQVGSTNCANGATNAHGANCTHLRGVFPYDAPESSTPYSQHYFRGRIPPWVELPMEKKEDKEGAHQVDAFFAKFYGQEELTEAYGETPRSAILQMGQMDNYLAAACTGGSEGVRYSPFFLKAANGDYARGEVGLGNGPSETLLISTQNGPHHSYPIQHRGDAYGAIRNALLIDTPHANSEESYVNNSYVQNDVETAKNCNYLLSNVQNVYYPTGENLPLTFESTEGLVRSDCRKCEASVPHPYAANTNGNMRSDDAFLGFSTPMMRCLNADGGYSGGEVMGNRLHMPHAPYHKTYHKTYHKNQPLGMFNCGGANGFAATDADSPNHIAMNRNVAYYTDGSALPGMFNSQGVQNILQKGSYKDEMRSDQFASNVGTNHIMRASDAGMTNQFSYNNEQTMNVRRADDMPHCTSNYRSAGERNTFNDALYEGENFTEKIYTQNGNYFNNNELRDTTEDVSDNEMNSGGGNDNLGDDENTVDEGSSCYVKNGLTTNDAADHLKLPSNVAKGVSGVKSESWNGEEMGKCLLKGGEVEKYLLKGEQMETCPLTGEQMKKCPLTGEQMETCPLTGEELMRHDGPPEGDPPPESPNDCPNMTIERKDPNQMNNANKRKLKKMLEVTDKLIGKKYRGISYDPTRNGWSTFVYKDGVRRKKFFSSYKYGNLLAKKKSIEWRLKNLNPDSNAYVFSLKAKEEFNAILDDGYADIKSINCDGRGGRNNGDRANNRDILYVNAFINLFSSSAGVEKDEPGEPNERKETKEPDEQNERKEPDETKETNEASEPLCQMDKSSHEKHAEACTTKGAQGGSGPGSSELGEANDKVGGAHGGDIGGNNVGSDDAHLTDRSYPCDNRTPSNVGREPPCASEDKEEGIKRNCQGNDSMVECTHLSSHSIDQADGCLPPNGDLLVYKNYCSRLLNGEEAPRSEPGGRKEGSGQNTNVGNLNDAAEEEVKRARGDIPDQTAPRQIVNGPNGELTIFPHSNDVPPLHCAVLPGEGLDPRLPSGDNFVVTRCGNRKKRKRHIIKSEGKNPFGEGGPDVTGTGDPFSSAYSARDAAAGGCSDSGSGSSELCGSDTRSCDGRSGGLSGGRIGDQRDGQQGDQRGDGNEEQSKRWMDSTPIHSVEGSHPSLGEEESTCRNHTAREDDSKEALQYAKEGTAKNEHLKQFNCGSGGNNQGSGDTVYNNAGFYPDGNCLTSGQPLLNGVAPTSEVSIVRTFYPGGCESIPQEQLTDGVVNRAKDLHMGREEENNLRYGDVTRLDELSHEMERQVGFLSEEAEGRSPNGVQQWDANNAQQWAANESQQCTANESQQCTANGSEQWTPNRVAEAGTSPRERDLLLENKHTSDKDKNCFLYKDTLLRYMNECTCTGEEERSVFLQFLRLTPEWVLLELDELEEVYHAYFRNKIESFYKAYLVKIGSQSNRSSQSSQSGQSSSHLREVPEEGSCRSASGFPTKRSEYIRELQLIFDKKLSTLWTCMIFPIDFLYILNYRIFRILKSMSKKKVRSSKREEDKEFQCVLKGVSFIKYKSAWCFTYADLDGRKKEKVFPINHYGFKEAKMLSILYRRSFVLHLTKMYTFVKNVLLKSNAQSGGTIKRLINPKSINHFIDYYKKYEEFLVCYGKIVYFNESKNVFLTTGKKRDPLNYLPFEIRRKISGEMDPLNLITATRNYFSKKSQLVKFPKGVVYLSGYFLWVLLFLNHNNKEVVISFSARKYSFETAKDRCFQCYYCLLHTYKFRPINMSGVVDLILETDLESKNYNLLDYEGEEMMPLDCLFHFFAPSNYVLQNGVIYKRLLHNQPHLEGHLRGEKYDSLFPSEYVSLDDFQTYQIEEDYFVEASEGGGPRSGCMESDGGVDTQGNLLNEAGVATQEQYSPRQHQPDRHPCHPVEHSEGGECQTKKHRRSSDDLLLYQEMEQTKKDIPLYFTDDENGKSMRLQRRDSCRGRSFKRGNCTNLGGPPEEGDVAPWEEHHLHSDSDGSCGSCGSCGSSGSSGADEEAARERGWEKKKKTHGVRHPSRQQNEDFTMCRSEREGMPSWGDHPTVDAANRRGDHPTVDVANQRGDHPTVDAANRRGDHPTVDAANRREPNGQVSWDTIDRRNGEESTHENEKDNFINNAENYQNVWNKNIFHFFDNNMQDDYLKRNYDALFNKKEEKNVVFKKISEKEEHVGVFIMLNCQWLSDSFVHNINQIETKYADIYSFKNYVNTREEVLNWKYEKNFIKDCADIAKKCPRIVGVHYDTHAHAWVANRTSNGKRRDKKFLVKTFGFLQARKMAIAHREKWQQQQREKNINETGDSRVDTCQMEESEQ is encoded by the exons ATGAGCCACCCCGGTG TGGCAAACCGAGCGGGGTTGAACCCAAACGGTGGCAACTTCTACACTGCCATGTACAGTGGAGGGATTCCCCCAAAAGAGGAGAGCCAAAAAGGCTATGTGGGAGAAGACAAAAACTGGAGCAGTAAAGGAGGAGGCCCCCTGACCCCCATAGGGAAAAATCTCAAtggtgtaattttttaccaAAACGAAATTCCCATTGACAGAATGAAAAGTGCCACACCTGGGGGGGCATTTACACCAAATGGTAGTGAGCAGTATGGTGAGGCAGACAATTTGATGATCCACCAGAGTTGCATAAACCATGTTCAGCAGGATGGTTTGGTTGGAGACAAAGATGAGGAGATATGTACCCTCCTTCCTGGCGATAACAACAGATGTGATCGTTTAACCTCTATGCTGGGTAACGTCCCGGAGGGGTACATTCAAAATGTACCAATTAACTACCAAGTGGGGTGGACGTGCAGTAACGAATGGGGTGGGAGCCAAACACAGGGTGTCGCTCCAAGTGGAAACAACCCTAACGCTAGGAGGAATGGTATTTCCCATTTGAACAGCAGTACCACTCCTCTGCCGAATAATCGTTGTGCCGGTCCAAATTACCCGTTTGACAAGAGTGGGGGGGACAACCACGGTGACCTTCCCAGTGATGTACACTTGAATAACCACCCAACTAGCAGTTTAGTGTACCACCCGGATGGCTATCCTATCGGCAGCAAGACTAACTCAATCTACCTGAACAGGGACGTGTTGAAACTCCCAGTGAGTGAAGACGCGCATGTAATTCCCCAAAAGGGGTATCCAACGAGCAGTGGTAACTACCACGTTAGTGGTGAGGAGACTAATCAGATGGATCCCCCGAACTGTACAAAGGCAATGTTCACTTATCAGTGGAGTAATGAGGAGCTTCTCTCCAAGCAGGCGAACATGCCAAGCTATAGGATTAGGAGGAAGGGGGACAATACACATGAAGGCGAATCGTACGAAATGCGCAGCAGTGAGTATGAGCCGATTGGGCAGCCCCATCTGCAGCAAGGGCAACCCAATTTTGCCAGTAGTAAGGGGTACGTGTACCCTAGTGGGTTCCAGGCCCAGACGCAGTTAAACCCAAGTGGAGCCCCGCTAATCAACACCTGTGGAAGTTTCCCCGTTGGAAGTGCCATTCGGGAAGACGACAGTGTTACTGCACATGTGGGCAGCAGTAGGGATGGCCAGTCTCTAAACCGTCGGCAGGGGACAGTCCCATTCGAGGAACAACTGGCTGACTATGCAGGTGCACAAGTGGACAGCACGGAGAGCACAATGCATAACCCATTAACATTACCGTTGAACCGAGATGTGCATGCAAATAACTCCACTGCAGTAGCCTCAGATAATCTGGTAGGCAATTCATATGCCCCCTTTGTAGATAATCAAATGCAGAATTGCCAACCCTTGGGGGAGGGAAAGTTCTTCCCCATCAACGGCAACTACTGCGTGAGTAGTTTAGGAGGTGCATACCCATTCGATGGCAACCAGATGGGAGACACAACCGGATTCATgaaattgtataataatgGTAATACTTATGGTGAGGACACTGAGGTGTCAGCATGGCCAACACTGGGGAGTTATCCCCCAAAGGAGGTTCTTAACAGTGCCACGAGCAATGCTAAAGAGAGCCACAGCAGTTTAATAGGCAGTAGTGGGGACGGAGGCGCCTCCCCCCATCTGTGCAGTTTCCCCCATATGTGCAATTCCCCCGGTGAGAGTAACTTCACCGGCGTGAGTAACTTTCCCGGCGCGTGTGACCTACCGCAGCGAGGCTTAAGTAGCAGCTCACGCCAGCTGAGCCTGCTGGACGAGCCGAACGGGGTGAGTAATGAGCAGGAAGAAGCTCTGCAGCGGCAACGGATGTACGACTTGTATGTGCAGTCGCTGTTGAGTGAGGCGGGTGGATTGGTCAACCCGGGTGGAGTGATAGCCCCAGGTGGAGTTGCCACCCCGAAGACGCACCCTGGAGAAAAGAACGACCAGCTAATACTGTTCAATTTAAAGAACATGCGAAATAAAATCGCGAAGAAGGCCCCCCAAAAGGCCAGCAACTATCTGTCCTACTTGGACCATTACATCGCCTCCCTACGCCTGCTTTACAAAAAACTTCTGAGCAACAGAAAATTGATATTCATCCTGGCGAAGGAAGTATTTGcgccccaaaaaaaaagggataaaaagGCGTACGCGGACGATAAGGCGTCCCCCTTTGAGACGAAGCATTCATATGTGCAAGAATTGTTGGCAGCTCTGCTACCCCAACCACCTGTCTTCCCGCCATTCGAGATTTGGATCtgcatggggaaaaaaaatgccagcCAACTGCACAAGCTGCACctaacaatatatattatttaccaAAAGATTATTTGCAATATTTCaaacatattattaaaaataaataaggaCATGGTGAGTTATGCAAGCAAGAATAAACTTAGCAAACGCAGTGGGACTGACTCTCTTAATGATTATGTGAATGACCACGGGGAGGGGGTGAAGCGGGCTGATTGCCCCGTTTTGAGTGCCACAAGGGGTGAGGCTCCCGTGGGGGGGCTCCCCAGCGGTGAGTGCGTGGCGAAGAGGGGAGTCCATGACAGGGAGGTGGCTTCCGCCGTTGAGGACGCGGTAGAAGCGGTTGACGGGGTTGACGCGGGTGAATCGGTTGACGCGGTTGCCCCGGTTGACTCTGTTGACGCGGCGGACGAGCCGAATCCCCACAGAGGAGACATCCCCAGAAGGTGCCTGTTCCGAATCGACCAGAAGCTAGCCATTATGATGGCCTCAATTGATAACATaagcaaaatgatgaacctggccaaaggggaaggaagcaaTGGAAGTAGTGGCCCCTCAGTGGACCCCCCCGATGAGGAAGGCAAATCGATTGATGAGACCCCCAAAGAAGTGGGCGATGTAGGCGAAGACGGGGATAACACCCAGCAGGATGACGAACGTGGCCTTGAAAAAGAAGGCGAAATGGTTAAACATACGCAAAATGCAAGTGAAGGCATCTCCCCAAGTGGGTGCCAGCCACGCCCCATCAGCATCAGCCCGAAGGATGGCCAAATAGTCGCGTACGACGAGCCAACATGCAATGATGGGCGACCCCTCTTTGAAAAGATGGCCAAGTTTAAGCTGGACTATAGCAACTCCATGGGAAAGGAATCTCCTGTGAAATTGCTAAACGAGCTCAAGTACGAACTTAGAAATGTGTATAACGAAATACGAGCTTTAAAGAGGCATGACAGTTACTGCCTCTCCAGGAGGGATAGCGGAGAGGCGGGAGGCTCCCTCGAATTGGTAAACCCTAATGATGACCATGGGGATGACTATGCAGTTCCGTCATATCGTAGCGCAGTTTCAAATGTGAAGGTAAAGGCGGCAGACGAAACGTGCCTCTTAAACGATTTGTTATACAACCGAAGTGAAAGCCCCAACCCGTTGGTGAATGCTCACACAGAGGATTACCACCCTTGCgcgagtaaaaaaaaagggaaaaagataaatcAAAGGCAGCAAACCGATCTACTTAACAGTCTCATAAATAGCAACATCTGCTCCAACGAACAAGTTAATAACGACGTCGTCTATGATTTGAAGTACACAGATGACATTTTTAAgaagcttttatttttgtgccaaaatttttacacaaatttaTCCGAGTATAAGGAATACGCTTTGGGGTCTCTTCACGAGAATGAAGTGGACTTAACTAATTTGGGAGAACTCCACAATTTTAGGTACCTGAACAGTCAGGCATTTTTTGCCAACAGGCCACTGCTCCCCAGTGGGGAGTTACCACCTGAAGAGGATTTTCCCGCGGGGAAGTACCAACTAGAGGAgggggccccccccctgtgcagTGAAAATGGGGACGTTGGCCTGCACACTATTGAGCAAGTGAATGGCCTCCCCGTCGAAGCGGAAGATCACCCGTCGAATGTGCCGCCAGTGGTAGGAAGTAGCGGTGGGGACGACGGCGAGGAGACTCACCTGAGCGACGACCAAGTGGGATCCACGAACTGTGCAAATGGAGCGACAAATGCACATGGCGCTAACTGCACACATTTGAGAGGTGTCTTCCCGTATGATGCGCCCGAGAGTTCCACCCCGTACAGCCAACACTACTTCCGGGGAAGGATCCCCCCCTGGGTGGAACTACCgatggagaagaaggaagataAAGAAGGTGCCCACCAAGTGGATGCCTTTTTCGCCAAATTCTATGGCCAAGAAGAACTGACAGAAGCGTATGGCGAGACCCCCCGAAGTGCCATTTTGCAGATGGGCCAAATGGACAACTATTTAGCAGCCGCTTGCACGGGGGGAAGTGAAGGGGTGCGGTATAGCCCCTTTTTCTTGAAAGCAGCTAATGGGGATTACGCACGGGGGGAAGTAGGCTTGGGCAACGGCCCCTCAGAAACGCTGCTAATTAGCACACAAAACGGACCTCACCATAGTTACCCCATTCAGCACAGGGGCGATGCCTACGGCGCTATAAGAAATGCACTTCTCATTGATACGCCGCATGCCAATTCGGAAGAGTCATATGTGAACAATTCCTACGTGCAGAACGATGTGGAGACAGCCAAAAATTGTAATTACCTTTTAAGCAATGTGCAGAATGTGTACTACCCTACTGGGGAGAATTTGCCGCTAACTTTTGAAAGCACGGAAGGGCTAGTGCGTAGCGATTGTCGGAAGTGCGAAGCGAGTGTCCCCCACCCGTATGCTGCTAACACGAATGGGAATATGAGAAGTGACGATGCCTTCCTAGGGTTCAGTACCCCAATGATGAGGTGCTTAAATGCTGATGGGGGCTACTCTGGGGGAGAGGTAATGGGGAACCGCCTCCACATGCCCCACGCTCCATACCACAAAACGTACCACAAAACGTATCACAAAAACCAACCGCTCGGAATGTTCAATTGTGGTGGTGCGAATGGGTTCGCCGCGACAGATGCGGATTCGCCAAACCATATCGCCATGAACAGAAACGTCGCTTACTACACAGATGGGAGTGCACTGCCGGGGATGTTTAACTCCCAGGGGGTACAAAATATCcttcaaaagggaagctATAAGGATGAAATGCGAAGCGACCAATTTGCATCCAATGTGGGGACAAATCATATCATGCGCGCCAGTGATGCGGGGATGACTAACCAGTTCTCCTATAATAACGAGCAAACGATGAACGTGCGCCGCGCCGATGATATGCCCCACTGTACCTCCAACTACCGAAGCGCAGGAGAGAGAAACACATTCAATGATGCCCTCTACGAAGGGGAAAACTtcacagaaaaaatatacacccAGAATGGAAACTACTTTAATAATAACGAATTGAGAGACACCACAGAAGATGTATCGGACAATGAAATGAACAGTGGGGGAGGGAATGACAACTTGGGAGACGATGAAAATACCGTTGATGAGGGTTCCTCCTGCTATGTAAAGAATGGCCTTACCACGAATGATGCGGCTGATCATTTGAAGCTCCCCTCAAACGTTGCTAAGGGTGTAAGCGGGGTGAAGAGCGAGTCTTGGAATGGGGAAGAAATGGGGAAGTGCCTCttaaaggggggagaagtggagaagTACCTCttaaagggggaacaaatggAGACGTGCCCCTTAACGGGGGAACAAATGAAGAAGTGCCCCTTAACGGGGGAACAAATGGAGACGTGCCCCTTAACGGGAGAAGAACTGATGAGGCATGATggcccccccgagggggacCCCCCACCCGAATCTCCAAATGATTGCCCAAACATGACCATCGAGAGAAAAGATCCCAACCAAATGAACAATGCAAATAAAAggaagctaaaaaaaatgcttgaAGTTACGGATAAGCTAATTGGGAAGAAGTACAGAGGCATATCCTACGACCCCACCAGAAATGGATGGTCAACGTTTGTTTATAAAGATGGCGTTAGGAGGAagaagtttttttcctcttataAATATGGTAACCTATTAGCTAAAAAGAAGTCCATAGAATGGAGGCTAAAAAACCTAAACCCCGATTCAAATGCCTATGTGTTTTCTCTAAAGGCGAAGGAAGAATTCAATGCCATTCTGGATGATGGCTATGCAGATATCAAAAGCATTAACTGTGACGGTAGGGGCGGGCGGAACAACGGGGACCGCGCCAACAACAGGGATATACTCTACGTGAATGCTTTTATTAACCTGTTTAGTAGCTCCGCTGGAGTGGAGAAGGATGAGCCGGGTGAGCCGAATGAGCGGAAAGAGACGAAAGAACCGGATGAGCAGAATGAGCGGAAAGAACCGGATGAGACGAAAGAGACGAATGAAGCGAGTGAACCGTTATGCCAAATGGACAAATCGTCCCATGAAAAACACGCGGAGGCGTGTACTACAAAAGGCGCACAAGGTGGGAGTGGGCCAGGCAGTAGTGAGCTCGGCGAGGCGAATGACAAAGTTGGGGGAGCTCACGGGGGAGACATCGGTGGGAACAATGTCGGAAGCGATGATGCCCACTTGACTGACCGCTCATACCCCTGCGATAACCGCACTCCCAGCAACGTCGGTCGGGAACCCCCCTGCGCAAGCGAAGATAAGGAGGAAggtataaaaagaaattgccAAGGAAATGACTCAATGGTAGAGTGCACCCATCTGAGTAGCCACTCCATCGATCAAGCAGATGGCTGTCTCCCCCCGAATGGCGATTTACTCGTTTATAAGAATTACTGTTCGAGGCTGCTaaatggggaggaagccCCGAGAAGTGAACCAGGTGGAAGGAAAGAAGGAAGTGGGCAAAATACCAACGTGGGCAATTTAAATGACGCCGCGGAAGAGGAAGTGAAACGGGCGCGAGGAGATATCCCGGATCAAACGGCACCTCGCCAAATTGTAAATGGCCCAAACGGGGAACTGACGATTTTTCCACACTCAAATGATGTGCCCCCTCTACACTGTGCCGTACTCCCGGGGGAGGGATTAGACCCCCGCCTGCCCAGTGGAGATAACTTCGTAGTTACGCGATGTGGGAAtaggaaaaagagaaaaaggcaCATCATAAAAAGTGAGGGGAAGAACCCTTTCGGGGAGGGCGGACCGGACGTGACGGGGACGGGCGATCCCTTCAGTAGTGCGTACTCCGCGCGCGATGCCGCAGCGGGTGGTTGCAGCGATAGCGGCAGCGGAAGCAGTGAGCTGTGCGGAAGTGACACCCGCAGCTGCGATGGACGAAGTGGTGGTCTAAGCGGTGGTCGAATTGGTGACCAGCGTGATGGGCAGCAGGGTGACCAACGGGGTGACGGGAACGAAGAGCAGTCCAAACGGTGGATGGATAGTACCCCAATTCATTCGGTGGAGGGAAGCCACCCCTCCcttggggaagaagaaagcaCCTGCAGGAATCACACAGCCAGGGAGGATGACTCAAAGGAGGCCCTTCAGTATGCAAAAGAAGGaacagcaaaaaatgaacatttgaAACAGTTTAATTGTGGCAGCGGAGGGAACAACCAAGGCAGCGGTGATACGGTTTATAATAACGCAGGGTTTTACCCAGATGGGAATTGCCTAACCAGTGGGCAGCCCCTTCTAAACGGTGTTGCTCCCACAAGTGAAGTGAGCATTGTAAGGACATTTTATCCGGGAGGATGTGAGAGCATTCCCCAGGAGCAGCTAACCGATGGGGTGGTTAATCGAGCGAAGGATCTGCACATGGGaagagaggaggaaaataatttgcgCTACGGGGATGTAACCCGTTTGGATGAACTCAGCCACGAAATGGAGAGGCAGGTTGGATTTCTGAGTGAAGAAGCCGAGGGGAGGTCCCCGAACGGGGTGCAGCAGTGGGATGCAAACAATGCCCAACAGTGGGCCGCAAATGAGTCGCAGCAGTGTACCGCAAACGAGTCGCAGCAGTGTACCGCAAACGGATCTGAGCAGTGGACCCCCAACCGCGTCGCCGAGGCAGGCACCTCCCCGCGTGAGAGGGACCTACTGCTGGAGAACAAACACACCAGCGACAAAGACAAAAATTGCTTCCTCTACAAAGACACCCTGCTGAGGTACATGAACGAGTGCACATGcacaggggaagaagaaagaagtgTCTTCCTGCAATTTTTGAGGTTGACCCCGGAGTGGGTTCTCCTAGAGCTAGACGAATTGGAGGAAGTGTACCACGCCTATTTCAGGAACAAAATCGAATCGTTTTACAAAGCCTACTTAGTTAAGATAGGCAGTCAAAGCAATCGAAGCAGTCAAAGCAGTCAAAGCGGCCAGAGTAGTAGCCACCTTAGGGAGGTGCCCGAGGAAGGGTCCTGCCGCTCAGCCAGTGGCTTCCCCACCAAACGCAGCGAATACATTAGAGAGCTGCAACTCATTTTCGATAAAAAGTTAAGTACCCTCTGGACGTGCATGATTTTCCCAATAGATTTCCTCTACATATTAAACTACAGAATTTttagaattttaaaaagcatgaGTAAGAAAAAGGTTAGAAGTTCCAAGCGAGAGGAAGACAAAGAGTTCCAATGCGTGTTGAAAGGAGTCAGCTTCATCAAATATAAAAGCGCATGGTGTTTTACATATGCAGATTTGGAcggcagaaaaaaagaaaaagtttttCCTATTAATCACTACGGATTTAAGGAGGCAAAAATGCTGTCCATTCTGTATAGGAGAAGCTTCGTTTTGCATTTAACCAAAATGTATACGTTTGTGAAAAATGTCTTGTTAAAAAGTAATGCCCAATCTGGGGGAACCATAAAGAGATTGATCAACCCAAAGTCGATTAACCATTTCATTGATTACTATAAGAAGTATGAGGAGTTCCTTGTTTGCTATGGAAAAATCGTCTATTTTAatgaaagcaaaaatgtatttctAACGACGGGGAAGAAGAGAGACCCTTTGAATTACTTACCTTTCGAAATAAGACGTAAAATATCTGGAGAAATGGACCCCCTAAATTTAATAACTGCAAcgagaaattatttttccaaaaaatcgCAACTGGTCAAGTTCCCCAAGGGGGTAGTCTACCTCTCTGGCTACTTCCTATGGGTTCTGCTCTTCCTCAATCATAATAATAAGGAAGTGGTTATCTCCTTTTCTGCTCGGAAATACTCCTTCGAAACAGCCAAGGATAGGTGCTTCCAATGCTACTACTGCTTACTGCACACGTACAAGTTTCGCCCCATCAACATGTCAGGCGTTGTAGACCTGATTTTGGAGACCGATTTGGagagtaaaaattataacttgCTAGATtacgaaggggaagaaatgaTGCCGCTGGATTgcttgttccatttttttgccccttccaATTACGTGCTTCAAAATGGCGTTATTTATAAACGGCTTCTTCATAATCAGCCCCACCTGGAGGGGCACCTGCGCGGGGAGAAGTACGACTCGCTCTTCCCGAGTGAGTACGTCTCCCTGGACGACTTTCAGACGTACCAGATTGAGGAAGACTACTTTGTCGAAGCGAGTGAGGGGGGTGGTCCACGGAGCGGGTGCATGGAGAGCGATGGAGGAGTGGATACCCAGGGAAACCTCCTCAACGAGGCAGGAGTGGCCACCCAGGAGCAGTACTCCCCGCGCCAGCACCAACCCGACCGCCACCCGTGCCATCCAGTAGAACACAGCGAGGGTGGCGAGTGCCAAACGAAGAAGCATCGCCGCTCATCAGACGACCTGCTGCTTTATCAGGAGATGGAGCAGACGAAGAAGGACATCCCCCTTTACTTTACGGATGACGAGAATGGAAAATCGATGCGCCTTCAAAGGAGGGATAGCTGCCGGGGGAGAAGTTTCAAACGGGGGAATTGCACCAATTTGGGGGGCCCACCGGAGGAGGGGGACGTCGCCCCCTGGGAGGAGCACCACCTTCACAGTGACAGCGATGGAAGCTGCGGTAGTTGCGGTAGTTGCGGAAGTAGCGGAAGTAGCGGTGCCGATGAAGAAGCGGCTCGAGAACGAGGgtgggagaagaaaaaaaaaacacatgggGTACGCCACCCAAGTAGACAACAAAACGAGGACTTCACAATGTGCCGAAGCGAGAGAGAGGGAATGCCCAGCTGGGGAGATCACCCCACAGTGGATGCCGCAAATCGGAGGGGAGATCACCCCACAGTGGATGTCGCCAATCAAAGGGGAGACCACCCCACAGTGGATGCCGCAAATCGAAGGGGAGACCATCCCACAGTGGATGCCGCAAATCGGAGGGAACCAAACGGACAAGTCAGTTGGGACACCATCGACAGGAGGAACGGCGAGGAAAGTACtcatgaaaatgaaaaagataattttataaataacgCAGAGAATTACCAAAACGTGTggaataaaaacatttttcacttcttcgATAACAACATGCAAGatgattatttaaaaagaaattatgatGCCctgtttaacaaaaaagaggaaaaaaatgtggtttttaaaaaaattagcgaaaaggaagaacacGTAGGAGTGTTTATAATGCTTAATTGCCAGTGGCTTTCAGACTCCTTTGTGCATAACATAAATCAGATAGAAACGAAATATGCCGACATCTATTCTTTTAAGAATTATGTTAATACACGTGAGGAGGTTTTAAATTGGAAATACGAgaagaattttattaaagaTTGCGCGGACATTGCTAAGAAGTGTCCGCGAATTGTTGGCGTTCACTATGATACGCATGCCCATGCCTGGGTTGCTAACCGTACCTCCAATGGGAAGAGACGGGACAAGAAGTTTCTGGTGAAAACCTTCGGCTTTTTGCAAGCCAGGAAGATGGCCATCGCCCACCGGGAGAAgtggcagcagcagcagcgggaGAAGAACATCAATGAGACGGGCGATTCTCGCGTGGATACGTGTCAAATGGAAGAAAGCGAGCAGTAG